The Pseudomonadota bacterium genome segment TGTCGGGGCTGCAGCGGTCGCAGCGTCGGCGCTGCTGCCGAGGCGCGCCGCTGCCCGCCCTCACGCGAAGTCCCCGCACGGCGAGCCCGTCGCCAAGGGCCTGCTGACGGACTACTTCGCCGCGACCAGCCCCGGGGCGGCCGGGGCGGCCGATGCGTCCAACTGGGCGCTAGTGGTGGCCGACGCGCTCGAGGGCCTGCGCGATTTCCCGCCGGCGCGCGCGGACAATCCCCTCCGGACGGAGGGCCAGCCGGTGGTCGACGCGTCGGCGCGGATCATGTTGCTCACCGGAGAGGAACTCGCGAGCTCTCCCGCCGGGCGCGCGGTCTTCGGAAGGCTGGCGCGGTCCGGAGCGGCCGAGCTTGGGGGCCTGCCCCTGCTGGCCTTTGGCCAGTGGGCCCCCACCGAGCTCGGCAAGCTCTTTGCGCCGGGCGAGCGCAGGGCGCTCGAGGCGGCGCTGCAGCGGGGCGAGCGCCCCTGGCGGCTCGCGCTCGCGCGGGCCGTCGCCGCCGAGGGCGATCCCCGGGACCTGGCGCTCTATCGAAACCACTGGGACGTGCTCGTCAACGTGGATTGGCTCTTCGGCGCGGCGGCGACCTTCGGGCCCTCCGCGACGCATGAGCTGCTGACCCGAGGCCTGCTCGCCCCGTGGGCCTTTGCCGCGCTGCCGGCGATGTTCGCCGCGCGGCCCGCGGACCGGCCGCTGCGTGGTCCTGGAGCGTGGAGGCGGGCCGAGGGCGATCCGGCGGCCGCCGTGGATTGCTTCGAGACCTTCGCCGCGCTGCTCGAAGCGCTCTGGCGAGGCTTTAACCGCGGCAGCGCCGAGGGCTGGACGACCGCGCGCCAGGTTCAGGCCTTCTTCAAGGAGCGGGCGGATCGCGGCCTGCCCATGGGCCGCTACGCCTTTCGCGAGCAGGCAGCACAGCCCGGTGCCGCCACCGAGCTGGCGCTGCCGGTGGCGGAGCTCTTCATTGCCGAGAACCCCTTTCCGAGCCGGCGGGCGCGGATCGATCCAGATCGGGACGCGGACGAGGACGACGGCGCCGACAAGCGCAGCGGCGAGTAGCGCAGCGGCGAGTAGCGCAGCGCCGAGCAGCGTGGCGTGGGTGAGGAGGGCGTGATGGGCAGGTCGGCGGAGCGTGGGTCGTAGTCGCGCTGGTTGCAGCCATGGTGAGCCCGGCGCTGGGCGCGCCTGGCGGCGCCTTCGTCCCGGCGCGTCGGTGCTTCCTCGTCACGGCTGCGACCGTTGCGGCCTCGGCGGGGGTCGCTCTGCTGGCGGGAGCCGCGCCGACCGGCAATCACAGGCCCGGCCACCAGACGAGGGGGCGAATCGTCGACGGCGCCTTGCGCTCGGTCGCCGCCGAGCTGCGTCCTGCGCTCAAGCACGTGGGGGTCTGGTCCGAGCTGGTCGGGGCGCTCTTCCAGGAGAGTCGCGCCTACCCGCTCCCCGGAAGCGAACATCCCTTCCAGCAGCCGCTGCCGAGTGCCCTGGTCGTCGGCGAGCTGAACCTGGTGCTCGCTCCGCAGCGCGAGGTGCTGGGGTCGCGGGCCATTCTGGCGGCCTCTGGGGGGGAAGGGCTGCCCGACGCGACCAAGCTGATCAGCCTCAGCGAGCTCCACGAGACGCCGCTGGCCCGCGTGGCCGGCGGTGCGGGCAAGATCGAGGCCGAGCTGCGACAGGGGCGCCACTCCGACGCCTTGCGCCTGGCCCAGCAGCGCCTGGAGCTCCCGCCGTTGGACGTCGCGCTCTATCACGCTCAGACCACCGTCTACCTCTTGGCCGAGCGGATCTTCAGCGCTCAGCGCGCCACGCCGGCGCAGGAGGACCGCGAGCTGGCGTGGCTCCGCGGGCTCGTCGGAGACGTGGTGTTCGGCGCCATGCCCGCGCTCTTTGCGCAGCGCCCCGCCGCGTTGACCGCGGCTTCACCCGGCCCCTGGGAGACGCTGCCTTCCGATCGCGCCGCCGGGCCGGCCTACCTCGAACGCTTGGCCGATGCCCTGGGGCGCGACGACGAGGCTGCGCGCGGGCAAGGCCGGGCCGGCGCGCCCGACCCACAGGTGCAGTCGGATCGAGAGGTCGCCAAGGAGCTCCGAGGCAGCGCAAACGCCGCGGTGCATCGTGTGCGTGCGGTGCCGGCACCGCGACCGAGCGTGATCATCATTCCCTTCGGCACCCCCTTCGGCGACCCCTTTGGCAGAAGGGACCCACCGCGGGGAATCGAGATCTAGAGCGCGCGTGCGCGAAGGCTCGGCGCGCTGGGAGCCACCCTGGCGGGCGCGCGCTCGCCCTGCCCGCGGACACCGGCTATGCTCGTGGCGCCGCGGCCCTTGGAAGCGGGAGCGGCACGGAGCGAGGGTGACGATGTCCGGTTCAGATACACGCGTGGCGGCGCGCAACCCGGTGGGGCGGGTCGAGATCGTGACCGTCTACCGCGACAGGCGGCACCTGCCGGCAACGGGCCTGCTGCAACACCTCGAGCAGCGCGCCGAGGTCTACACCATCTTCAATGTCGTCGGCGTGGTGCGCGATGTCTCGCAAAACGGGCTCGGCATCTCCTTCGAGGGCCAGCGCCTGATGGGCAGCAACATCCTGCGTGATGGCGAGCAGTATGTCCTCAAGCTGACAATGCTGCTCTCCGAGGTGCCCCCGGAGCTGCGGCAGTTCGTCAGCAGCGAGGGTTCCTACAGCTTCGTGGCGTTGCGGGCGCAATGCGCTTGGCACCAGACGACCAGCGAGGTCTCGCGGGCCGGCTTCGAGCTGCTCGACAGCAACCCTCCCGAGGTGCTGGCCTTCGTGCGCGAGCAGACGGCCTAGGCTAGCGGCCCAGGCTAGCGGCCCGCCCTGATCGCCAGCGGGCCGCCGGCGCCAGCTCAGCGGCAGGTGCCGCCCCCGACCTCGCCGACGCAACGACCCGTCTCACAGTGGTCGTTGGTCGTGCAGCTATCGCCGTCGTCGCAGAGGCTGCCCGTGAGCTTGGTCCACGCGGTCTTGTCGTTGCGTGGTCGGCAGCGCTCGCAGACGTTATCCGGGTTGGCCTCGTTCTCCAGCATGCACCGCGGCCGCCGCAGGCTGCCCTCGCGCACGAGCACCAGGCACGTCTCCCCCTCGACCTGGAAGCTGCAGAGCCCATGGCCGAGGCAGAGATCCCGCGTGCAGGAAAGGCCATCGTTGCAGATTTGTCCGAAGGCGACGTGGCAGCGGCCGTCGTCGCCGCAGCGCGCGGTGATGGCGCAGGGGTCGGTGGTCGTGCAGGGGCTCCCCGCCGCCCCGTCACAGCGCGGCAGCGCGCGCGCATCGGGACCGATCGCCGCGCCCGCATCGCGGCCTAGGCGTAGGTCCGCCGTGGCCGCCCCATCGCTCGTGTTCGACCCTGCGTCGCGCGTGCCTTGCGCGCCGCAGCCGCAGGCCGCGGCCAAGAGCGCAGCGCTTGCCCAGACCAGCGTCGCGGCGCCCTCGCGGCGCCGCGCGCGCGCTCCTCGCGCCCGCATGCTCATGGCTCCTCCCAGCGCGCGTAGGCGATGGTGACCACGCTGTCGGGCTCGAGGCGCCCGAGCCCCAGCAGCACGATCGCGTTGGTCGCCGCGTGATAGACGAAGCCTCCGGCGCGGCTGCGCGGCAAGACCCGGCCGTCGAGCGTGACGCGCAGGCTGGCGCTGATCGGCACCTCGGCCAGCTTCAGCGGCGAGCCCTTGGCCAGCAGGTCCTCGAGGATCACCTGCATGCTCGGGCCGAGGTCCGGCTGACAGATATCGAAGGTCTGACCGCCGAGCATCCGGCTGAGATCGAGGTAGCCGTGCGCGATCTGCACCGAGCGATTGTCGCAGCTACCCGGGCAGAGGCCGCCGATGACATGGACGATGGCCTCGCTCCCCGGGAAGGCGCTGTCTTGGCCGGTGAAGAGCTTGAAGTAGGGCTGAAGGTCCGTCTCCAGCCGCGTCGCGGTCTCGGCAGGGAGCACGCATTGGCTCGAGTTGGCGTTGACGTAGTCGAGGTCGTCGTCCTGGGGCACCTCGTCCGTGACGATGATGACCAGCGTCTCGGCGCCCTGGCGGATCCGACTGGGCAAGGCCGCGTCGCCCGGTGCGGCGCGGGGCAGGTGCCGCTCCACGGCGCGGCGCGCGTTGGTCATTCCCCACTCGTCGCCACCCTCATAGCCGGGTGGATTGCGCACGCAGGCCGCAAAGATCGCGCCCTCGCTGGGGAGCAGGAAGCGATCCGCCCCGCCGCCGTCGCTCGGGTCGCTGGACGCGCGGGAGCAGAAGCGCCCCACCGTGGGCTGAATCCTGCCCGTGTCGCCCCAGTCGCTGCTGTCGGGCGGGATGATGTTGGTCACGCCCATGCGGAAGTCGAGCCCGGCGGCGAGCGCCTGGCCGAAGAACGCCGCGGCGTTACTGGCGATGTCGGCGCGGTTGTCGCTCATCGAGAAGGACTCATCGATCACCCAGATGATGTCGACCGGGGGCGAGCTCTGATGCGGTATGGTGGACTCGCATTCGCGCCGCGCCGCCCGGCCGGCGCGACCGAGCAGCGTGCCGCTGGCCACGTCCTCGGCGACCCAGGGCAGCTCGCTTCCGGCGGCGTTCTCGCCCTCGTAGGTCGTCAGCGCGACGACGAAGACCGCACGCCCGTCCTTGCGCATCACCACCGCGGCTCGCAGCACAAAAAAGCTAGCGTCGATACGCGGCGTAGCCGGCCAGCCCTGAATGACCGCCGGTGCGCCCATCAGCGCCTCGAGCACGGTGCGCCGCACCTCCGCCAGCTGCCAGGGCGCGCTCGGCACCAGGTCCACGACGAGCTTGCTGACCAGGTCGAAGCCGTCATGCGAGCGCCCCGGTGCCCCACTGGCGCGCAGCCGCACGGCGCCGTCCCGGCCGACCTCGCTGTTGCGCACGGCCGTGATCAGGCGATCGGCCTCGGAGCGCACGTCCGCGCTGATCAGCGGCAGCGTGACGACGAAGCCCAGCGTCGCCTGCGTGCCCTCGACCAACTCGAAGGCGGCTGCCGCGCTGCCTGCCGGCGCGCTGCTCGCCGAGAGCGGCGTATAGCTGGCGCGCGCATCGAGCGCGAGCGTCCAGTCCCCGAGCGCGGCGCCGCTCGTATGGGTGCTCACCTCGCGCTGCCCCCCCTGGTGCAGGGGCGTGCTCGGCACGCAGACGCCCGCGCCGATCAGGGCGTCCGTCCCTAGCCCGAAGGTGTCCTCCAGCCGCGGGTCGCTCTCGCCCTGCGAGCAGGCGAAGAGCGCCAGCGGCGCGCAGCCCCCGCCGGCGCCGCCCGTGCACTGCTGGCCGGGGCCGCAGGCGTCCGCCGCCACCGGCGCGCAGCCGGCCACGACCTCGCCGCAGTGGCGGCGACAGCAGCCGACGTGCGCGTTGCCGTCGTGATCCTCGAGCGCATCGAGGACCCCATCGTTGTCGCTATCGAGGTCGATCGCGTCGGCGAAGTTGTCGCGGTCCGTGTCTACCGGCGGCGTGAGCGGATCGGCGTCGCCAGCCTCGATCGCGTCGGTGATCCCGTCGCCGTCGCTGTCGTCGTCGAGGTAGTCCGGCGTCCCGTCGTCGTCGCTGTCGCGGCCGAGCGCGCAGCCCTCGTCGCGATCGAGGATCGTGTCGTGATCGCTATCCTGCGCCTCGTCGCAGGCGCCCGGCGGTCCGTCGGGCCGCACGCGCGCGTCGCGCAGCCGGCCATCGGCGCTGCCCGCGTCGCGCCCTACACTGCCGCCGCGGTCGCGGGGGAGCGCCCCGTCGGCCAGCACCATGGCGTCGCGGTCGAGGGCGGCGTCGACGCTCTCGCGGCTCTTGAGGTCGAAGTCGAGCGTAAAGGAGCAAGAGGTCGTCAGCGCCGCCGCGAGGGCCAAGGCGAGGCGACGACAGCAGCGGTTGGTGCGCAAGAGCGTGGCCTCCTCAGCCCGTGCCGCTGGGGCGGTGCGCGTCTCCATGAGTAGGGCCATCGTCAAAACGCCCAGCGCGCGCCGACGCCGCGCGTGGTCACGGACACCTGGGCGCCGCGCGCGCTGCCGCGACCCGCGCCGCTGGCCTGCGCGGGCGCGCCCGGTCCACGCGAGGCCGTGGCCGAGGGGTTCGCCAGCCAGAGCACGAGCCCGGTGATGGCCGCCGTCAGGCCGACACCGAAGGCGAGGTCGGCGCCAAGCGCCAGGCGCTTGCCGCCCTCGAGCTCCGCGCGCGAGCAATCCGGGCAGCGGTCGGCGAGCTCGGCGCGCCGTTGCGTCGCCAGCAGCGCGAGCACGCCGCCGGTCGCCAGCGCCGCGCCCCCGGCGCCAAAGGCGACCCAGGCGGCGGTGCGGGAGGGGGCCCTGTGGGAGGGAGCCCGGTCCATGCGGTCGCGCAGCGTGCCGGCCGCGCCGCCTACGCTCGCGCTGGCTGGCCCGCTCGTCGTCGCATCGTCGTCGCCCTCGGTGGCATCCCAATCCTGAGACAGGGCCGCGCCCCCGGGGCTCGTGGGGGCGACGGCGCCCGGTTTTGACGCAGCGGCCGCCAAGGTCGCTCGCTCGCTCGGCGCGCCCTCGCAGCCGCCGCGGTCGCCGTTGAGCAGCGCCTGGCCGCAGATGATCGCGCTGCCGTAGTCGCCGTGCTGCGCCAACCAGCGGAACTGCGCGTAGCGCTGGGGGGCGAGCCGCGACCGGAGCGACTCGACGTCCACGCTGAGCACGAGCAAGCCGCCGCGCTGCTCCGCCTCGGCATTGCAGGTGCTGCTCAGCGTGCGCGCCCGCTCCGCGGCTGCCGCGCTCTGGCCCGTGGCGACCAGGCGATCGAGCTCCGCCAAGCTCCCGTCGACGGGCGTCTGCACCGGGCGGGGCAGGGTCGTCTCGCGCAAACGCGCGCACTCCTGGCGCGCCTGTTCGAGCACGGAGCCGACCGGCAGCGGGCGTGCGCGGGTGGCACAGGCGCCGAGCCCCACGACGCCGCCGAGCGCCAGCACGGCGCCGAGCCCCGAGGGGCCGAGGATCAGGAGGAAGCGTCGGCGCCGCGGGGCCGAGATCAGCAGATCGCGCAAGCTGCGCCTCCCCCCCTGCGTGGAAGAGTGGAATAGGCGCCAACACCGGGAGGGGCCGCAGGGGGCCCACCCACGTCGCGCCGCGTTTGCTTATCGGGAGCCCCATGCTAACCGAACTCCGCGCGCAGAGCCAAGCTCGCATCGCGCTGCCGGCCAGGCGCAGCGCCTCGGCAGGGCCAGAAGAGGGGGCGGCAGAGGCGCGGTGGCTTGCTCGCCTGGCGATCGTGTGATCGGGATGCTGTCGGCACCGTCGGGAAGGCCGGCGCATATCGTCGGCAGGGCGTGGCTGGTTGTCGGCAGGGCGTTGTTGGCAGATATTGTCGGCAACGAGTGCTCACCAGGCAAAGAGCGCTCGCCAGCAAGCTGATCGACGAGACCGAAGCCCCAGCCCGACGCCGTGGATACCAGCCGCTACAGCATTCATGGCGTGACGGTGGCGCTGCGGACGGACGTTGCCGCCGTAGCTCAGGCGCTCGAGGAGCTGCTGGGGGCCTACGGGTCACCGCCTACAGCGTCGCCTGAGCTGGACCCTCCGCCTGACCTCGTGGCAACCCTGCTCGCGGCCGCCGGCGGCTTCAAGCCGGCGCCCGCGGCCGCGTCGCCGCTGATCAGCTATGGCGCGGTGCACGGGCAGCCACGAGGCGCGGCGCTGGTCCTCAGTGATGGCTTCTCGGAGCTGGTGATCGACGCGGCGGGTCGTCGCCTCGAGGGGATGGTGCACCCAGAATCGATGCGCGCGCCCTATGTCTTTGCCGTGCTGCTCTTCAACCTGGCGCTGCAGCTCGCGCTACGCCACCACGGCCTCTACTACACGCATGCGGCTGCCGTCGGCGATCCGCGCGGGCCTTTGCTGCTCGTCGGCAACTCGGGGGCGGGCAAGACGACGCTGACGCTGGCCCTGGTGGCTGCGGGTTTGCCCTACCTCTCTGACGACGCGATCTTCCTTCAGACGGGATCGGCCGGTGTCAGCGTGCTGCCCTTTCGGCGCCCGCTGCACCTCGACGGTGACACGTTGCGCCTTTTTCCGGGCCTCGCGCCGCGGGCCCGTGGCCCCTTCGAGCGCGCCAGTCGCCTGCGCTGGGATCTCGACCCCTACGCCTGTTTTCCGGGTCAGGTGCGCGAGCGCGCCGCCGCGCCCGCCATGCTGGTGCTGCTGCAGGCGGGTGACCGGGCCCCGAGCCTCGCGCCAATCACCAGGACTGCGGCGCTGCAAGGGCTGCTACCCCAGAGCGGGCTGGTCATGCTGGGCAGCGCGGCGAGCCGTCCGCACCTTGAAACCCTTGCAAAGGTGGTGCGCTCTGGAGCAAACTTCGCGCTCGCGCGCGGGTCTGGCTCCGCGGCGGGCCCAGACCGACTGGCCGAGGCGCTGCGCCTGGCCTATGAAGCTGCGCCTGGCCTATGAAGCTGCGCCTGGCCTATGAAGCTGCGCCTGGCCTATGAAGACGTCGCCGAGTCCTCGCGGGGCGACAGCTGAGACGTGCTGCACGAGGGAGGTTTCGCTAAATGGACAGCAAGCGTCGCGATCATGCTTCTGAGCCGGCAGGCATCACCGCCGCCAGCTCAGGCCCAGCGCGCCCGATCAAGGCCCGCCGGCCCTATGTCACGCCGCAGGTCACCGATGGTGAACCGCTCGTCAACGTGACCCTGCTCTCGGGCGGCGCAAACCCTTCGTCGCAGACACCCTTCGTTCCCTGAAGCTTCGTTCCCTGAAGCTTCGTTCCCTGAAGGGCTGCAACCGGCGCCAGCGCGGCCTTCCGCCGTGCCTTAAGGTTGCCGCTGTCCGCCGCGACGCCTAAGCGGCAGCGCGGACCCAAATGCAGCAGCGCAGCAACACAGCAACACAGCAACACAGCAACGCAGCAACGCAGCAGCGCAGCAGCGCAACAGCGCAACAGCACAGCACAACGCAGCCACGCAGCCATGCGCCTGCGTTGGCGCTGGTTCGCTGCCCCTAACGAGCGGAAGCCCGCGACGAGCTGAACCACATGGTCGAGATCACCTTTGAGCTGACGCGGCGCTGCAACTACGATTGCGCCCACTGCCTGCGCGACTTCGACCATAGCGTCAGCGATCTACCGCTCGAGCTGCTCGACCGTATTCTCGAGCAGGCGGTGCGCTACGGCGTGATCAAGGTCGGCATCACCGGCGGCGAGCCCACGCTCCATCCGGAGTTCGGCGCGGCGCTCGACCTGATCAACAAGCGCGGCCTCAAGCACCACTTCGTCACCAACGGCACGACCTTCGTCAAGCGGGTGATGCCGCTGCTGCGGCAACCTTCGCGCCGTGAGGGCCTCGAGTTCGTGGTCTTCAGCCTCGACGGCAGCACGCCGGCGATCCACGATCGCATCCGAGCGCCGAAGTCCTTCGCCACCGTGATGCGCGCCATCGCCGCCTGCAAGGGCCTCGGCCTGCGCTTCGGGCTCTCGTTCATCATCGGGCAGTACAACCGGGACGACCTCGACGGCATCGCGCTGCTCGCCAGTCACCTCGGCGCGGACTTCCTCTCGGTCGACCACACGCATCCGACCCCGGAGAACGTGGCGCTCGGCGTGCCCATCCCGCTCGAGGAGTGGCGCACGGTCGAGCAGGATCTCCACCGCCTGACGAAGGCCTTCAACCTGCCGATTCGGCCCTGTCAGACCATGTACAACACCAACCCGCTCTACATGTGTCCGACCAAGGCGGGGCAGGTGCTGCACGTCGATTTCGAGGGCAATCTGATCTACTGCTGCACGCTCTCGGCCTTTCGCGATGGCACGGGTCAGCGGCGCGATGTCGTCGCCGACCTGCGCACGACGCCGCTCTTCGACGCCCACCGCCTCTGGCTCGAGCGCACCCATCAGCTCCAGCGCGAACGCTTGGCGATGGTCGAGGAGGGGCGGCTGCGCCCCGCGGACTACCACCCCTGCTTGAGCTGCCACCGTCAGTTCGGACACCTGGAGTGGACAGATGCCTATTGAGCAAAGCCCCTTTTGGCGGGGAGCCGCCGCGGCGCGCCTCGTGCTGCTCTTCGCCGGGCTGGCCGCCGGCTGTTCGAGTCAGCCTGCGAACGGTCGCGACGCTTCGTCCCGGCAGGACGGCGGCGCCGATCGCGGCGGGGCAGCGCAGCGCGATGCGAGGGCTGCCCCGCGTGACGCGACGGGTGCAGCGCGAGACGCGACGGCTGCAACCGTCGATCAGGGAGGCGCTGACGCGCGTCTCGCGCGCGATGGCAGCGCCGCCGATGCGCCTTGGGCCACCGACGCTGCGCGCCCCGATGCCGGCGCCTCCGATGGCGCTGTGGTGGACGGTGGCGCCGCGGATCAGGGGGCCTTCCGCTGCGAGGACCACCGTCCGGTTACCCTCGCGCCGACCCATGCGCGCTTGCCCGCGGGCGCGCTGCGCGCGACGCAGCTTGCCGGCGACGGGCAGCCAGGGCAGCGCGACGGCGTGGCCGGCCAGGCCCGTTTCAGCGAGCCGCGCGGCCTCGCGGCCGACGACCAGGGCGCGCTCTACGTCAGCGAGTGCCAAAACCAGCTAATCAGGCGCCTGCAGCTCTCCAGCGCGATGGTGACGACGGTGGCGGGCAGCGCTGGGCTCGCTGGTGCGGCCGACGGCCCCGCCGGCAGCGCGCGCTTTCGCTGCCCATCAGACCTGGTCGTGTTGGGGGGCAGCCTCTACGTCGCCGACACGGACAACGGCACGATTCGCCGCGTCGAGCTCGGCAGCGGGCAGGTGACGACCCTGGCTGGCGCCGCGGGTGAGCACGCCTCTGCCGATGGCGCCCTGGCCGAGGCGCGCTTCGACCACCCGGGCGGCATCACTGGCCACGGGCAGTCGCTCTGGGTCGCCGACACGGGGAATCAGGTCATTCGCCACGTCGACCTCAGCGCCGGCACCGTGATCACCGTGGCCGGGGCGGCGGGTCTGCGCGGGCGGGGCGATGGCCTGAAGGACGTGTCGCGCCTCTCGGGGCCGCGCGGCTTGGGGACGGACGGCCTCTCGCTCTACATCGCCGATTCGGGGAATAACGCGGTCCGCCGCCTCGACCTGGCCTCGGGCCGCCTTTCGACAATCGCAGGTGGCGGCGCACCCTTCGGCTATCAGGACGGCGCCTGGAACGCCGCGCTCTTCTTCTCGCCGAGCAAGGTCGCCGTCGATGGCGTGGACCTCTGGGTCTCAGACACCAACAACCGCGTGGTCCGGCGCCTCGACCTGCAGGCCTGTACGGTCGGCACGCCGGCCGGCGCTGCGGGCCTTCCCGGCAACAGCGATGGGTTGGGTCAGGACGCGCGCTTCAGCTGGACAGACGGCGTGGCGCGCGTCTCCGAGGGTGTGGTGGTGGTGGACATGCTGACCCACGCGCTGCGCCTGCTCGCGGCGC includes the following:
- a CDS encoding radical SAM protein; this translates as MVEITFELTRRCNYDCAHCLRDFDHSVSDLPLELLDRILEQAVRYGVIKVGITGGEPTLHPEFGAALDLINKRGLKHHFVTNGTTFVKRVMPLLRQPSRREGLEFVVFSLDGSTPAIHDRIRAPKSFATVMRAIAACKGLGLRFGLSFIIGQYNRDDLDGIALLASHLGADFLSVDHTHPTPENVALGVPIPLEEWRTVEQDLHRLTKAFNLPIRPCQTMYNTNPLYMCPTKAGQVLHVDFEGNLIYCCTLSAFRDGTGQRRDVVADLRTTPLFDAHRLWLERTHQLQRERLAMVEEGRLRPADYHPCLSCHRQFGHLEWTDAY